A region of Thermobifida halotolerans DNA encodes the following proteins:
- a CDS encoding DUF4097 family beta strand repeat-containing protein, which produces MTFTARGLYASSSKVPRKRQWRHGWLLIGAIVGLVALALGVLSVLNNVFTTTATESQEFPAPVRVEIDNRTAGNVTVIAGEGDSVTVASRTYSSLTADISDSAETRGDGLRVEADCTGILSFGHCAVDYLVTVPVATEVSVATETGNVEVTGITADVDVDTGTGNIRMADVTGRVTLETDIGDITAEGSGPAVTATTDTGGINLEFFEAAEVEATTSTGDILIGGGFEAATALSSTGSVYVDTDTEFRSLTAMTDIGNVELRVPDSVYRVVGGTHIGTETVEVDRSPDADSVIEARSDTGSITISPN; this is translated from the coding sequence ATGACATTCACCGCCCGGGGGCTCTACGCATCGTCGAGCAAGGTGCCGCGGAAACGGCAGTGGCGCCACGGCTGGCTGCTCATCGGCGCGATCGTCGGTCTGGTCGCGCTCGCCCTGGGCGTGCTGAGTGTCCTCAACAACGTCTTCACCACGACCGCGACCGAGTCGCAGGAGTTCCCCGCACCGGTCAGGGTGGAGATCGACAACCGTACCGCCGGAAACGTCACCGTCATCGCCGGGGAGGGCGACAGCGTCACCGTGGCGAGCCGGACGTACTCCTCGCTGACCGCCGACATCAGCGACAGCGCGGAGACCAGGGGCGACGGGCTGCGGGTCGAGGCCGACTGCACGGGAATCCTCTCCTTCGGCCACTGCGCCGTCGACTACCTGGTCACCGTCCCGGTGGCCACCGAGGTCTCGGTGGCCACCGAGACCGGGAACGTCGAGGTCACCGGCATCACCGCCGACGTGGACGTGGACACCGGCACCGGGAACATCCGGATGGCGGACGTCACCGGAAGGGTCACCCTGGAAACCGACATCGGTGACATCACCGCCGAGGGCTCGGGCCCCGCGGTGACGGCGACCACCGACACGGGCGGGATCAACCTGGAGTTCTTCGAGGCCGCCGAGGTCGAAGCGACGACCTCCACCGGCGACATCCTCATCGGCGGAGGGTTCGAGGCCGCCACGGCCCTCAGCAGCACCGGTTCGGTGTACGTCGACACCGACACCGAGTTCCGCAGCCTGACGGCCATGACCGACATCGGAAACGTCGAACTCCGGGTCCCCGACTCGGTCTACCGGGTGGTCGGCGGGACCCACATCGGCACGGAGACCGTCGAGGTGGACCGGTCGCCTGACGCCGACTCCGTCATCGAGGCCAGGAGCGACACCGGGTCGATCACCATCAGCCCCAACTGA
- a CDS encoding STAS domain-containing protein has protein sequence MSALQITVHEHDDDAVLVLDGEVDIATENDFRDAIANAMEKHPGNRIVLDCAGLAFIDSSGLRVLVQSYRNAGEHGCVLLIAAPSERVSRILRVTAIDTRVPVHPTVEEALAACPE, from the coding sequence ATGTCCGCGTTGCAGATCACCGTCCACGAGCATGACGACGACGCCGTCCTCGTGCTCGACGGAGAGGTCGACATCGCCACCGAGAACGACTTCCGCGACGCGATCGCCAACGCCATGGAGAAGCACCCCGGCAACCGCATCGTGTTGGACTGCGCCGGGCTCGCCTTCATCGACTCCAGCGGTCTGCGCGTGCTGGTCCAGAGCTACCGGAACGCCGGGGAGCACGGCTGTGTGCTGCTCATCGCGGCCCCGTCCGAGCGGGTCTCGCGAATCCTGCGGGTCACCGCGATCGACACGCGCGTTCCCGTCCACCCGACGGTCGAGGAGGCGCTGGCGGCCTGCCCGGAGTGA
- a CDS encoding M50 family metallopeptidase: MEANSFAQVWQDVFSVQPDPPQWIVIATGVVALLVVATGGRPWRVARNVVTIAHEGGHAVVALFSGRQLTGIRLHSDTSGVTVSRGRPDGIGMIMTILAGYTAPSVVGLVGIVLLTAGRITGLLWMSILLLAAMLLLIRNVYGVVSVVGTGAVVFLVSWFTPDEVQSFFAYLFTWFMLFASVRPVFELQSQRRRQPSSRSDADQLDRLTGVPGTVWVLFFGLFNIAVVALGVWLLMFR; this comes from the coding sequence ATGGAAGCCAATTCGTTCGCCCAGGTATGGCAGGACGTCTTCTCCGTGCAGCCCGACCCTCCGCAGTGGATCGTCATCGCCACCGGGGTGGTCGCGCTGCTCGTGGTGGCGACGGGGGGACGACCGTGGCGGGTGGCCCGCAACGTCGTGACCATCGCCCACGAGGGCGGCCACGCGGTCGTGGCACTGTTCAGCGGACGCCAACTGACCGGCATCCGACTGCACTCCGACACCTCCGGAGTCACCGTCTCACGCGGACGCCCCGACGGTATCGGCATGATCATGACCATCCTGGCGGGCTACACCGCCCCCTCCGTGGTCGGGCTGGTCGGGATCGTGCTGCTCACCGCGGGACGGATCACGGGCCTGCTGTGGATGAGCATCCTGCTGTTGGCGGCGATGCTGCTGCTCATCCGCAACGTCTACGGCGTGGTGTCGGTGGTGGGCACCGGGGCCGTGGTCTTCCTGGTGTCCTGGTTCACCCCCGACGAGGTGCAGAGCTTCTTCGCCTACCTGTTCACCTGGTTCATGCTGTTCGCGAGTGTGCGCCCGGTGTTCGAACTGCAGTCCCAGCGCCGCCGCCAGCCCTCCTCGCGCTCCGACGCCGACCAGTTGGACCGGTTGACGGGCGTGCCCGGCACCGTCTGGGTGCTGTTCTTCGGCCTGTTCAACATCGCGGTCGTGGCGCTGGGGGTCTGGCTGCTGATGTTCCGCTGA
- a CDS encoding sensor histidine kinase → MTNRTGERGGQMASGGLGVWRERLVAVLHLFTSLVLSLLYLIPATLLFLMVGSLSATVAEILLGMVSPDWELPVLAFLTAWALPVSTLLARFCTRVQRRRMSDLFGIVETTVPESSEDHPAVRVLRFLLGRDAWTAVLYSTAAGLVGLMSGGLAVLLVAYGVGGTFGGMLALALVTLGGVPAEQDSLITVVMYTLAGPLLAVSGLWVAPWLVRVDADIMQRMLFDSPQVRVRRRLLELHDTRSRMVDAAEAERRRIERDLHDGAQQRLLALTMTLTRARAKFERDPEQARALLEEAQSESRAVMADLREVARGLHPRVLTDHGLDAALPVAAGRCPVPVRVEVDLADRPSPRAEGVAYYVACEALTNIAKHAGATTVTVRVERVPQRRGDLLRITVADDGRGGANPDKGTGLYGLWDRVHAVDGELSVHSPPGGGTTLTANIPWKA, encoded by the coding sequence ATGACCAACCGGACCGGAGAGCGGGGCGGACAGATGGCGAGTGGCGGACTCGGGGTGTGGCGGGAGCGCCTGGTCGCGGTGCTGCACCTGTTCACCTCCCTCGTGCTGTCCCTGCTCTACCTGATCCCCGCGACACTGCTGTTCCTGATGGTCGGCTCCCTGTCGGCGACCGTGGCCGAGATCCTGCTCGGCATGGTGTCCCCCGACTGGGAACTGCCCGTACTGGCCTTCCTGACGGCGTGGGCGCTGCCCGTCTCCACCCTGCTGGCCCGGTTCTGCACGCGCGTCCAGCGCAGGCGCATGAGCGACCTGTTCGGGATCGTGGAGACCACGGTGCCGGAGAGCAGCGAGGACCATCCGGCCGTGCGCGTCCTGCGTTTCCTCCTCGGCCGCGACGCCTGGACGGCGGTGCTCTACAGCACCGCCGCCGGACTCGTCGGCCTGATGTCGGGCGGACTCGCGGTGCTGCTGGTCGCCTACGGGGTCGGCGGCACGTTCGGAGGCATGCTGGCCCTCGCCCTCGTGACCCTGGGAGGCGTGCCCGCCGAGCAGGACAGCCTGATCACGGTCGTCATGTACACCCTGGCGGGGCCACTGCTGGCGGTGAGCGGGCTGTGGGTCGCCCCGTGGCTGGTCCGTGTCGACGCCGACATCATGCAGCGCATGCTGTTCGACTCCCCGCAGGTACGGGTCCGCCGCAGGCTGCTCGAACTGCACGACACCCGCTCCCGCATGGTGGACGCGGCCGAGGCCGAACGCCGCCGGATCGAACGCGACCTGCACGACGGCGCCCAGCAGCGCCTGCTGGCCCTCACCATGACCCTGACGCGGGCGCGCGCCAAGTTCGAACGCGACCCCGAGCAGGCCCGCGCGCTGCTGGAGGAGGCGCAGAGCGAGTCCCGTGCGGTCATGGCCGACCTGCGCGAGGTGGCCCGCGGCCTGCACCCCAGGGTGCTCACCGACCACGGACTCGACGCCGCGCTCCCGGTCGCCGCCGGCCGCTGCCCGGTGCCGGTACGGGTCGAGGTCGACCTGGCCGACCGTCCGTCGCCGCGCGCCGAAGGCGTCGCCTACTACGTGGCCTGCGAGGCGCTCACCAACATCGCCAAGCACGCCGGGGCCACCACCGTCACCGTCCGGGTCGAACGCGTGCCGCAGCGCCGCGGCGACCTGCTCCGCATCACCGTCGCCGACGACGGCCGGGGCGGCGCGAACCCCGACAAGGGCACCGGGCTGTACGGACTGTGGGACCGGGTGCACGCGGTCGACGGTGAACTCTCCGTGCACAGTCCACCCGGTGGGGGGACCACCCTCACCGCCAACATTCCCTGGAAGGCGTAA
- a CDS encoding response regulator transcription factor: MRVIIAEDSVLLRGGMVRLLEDAGIEIVTQVGDADALLAAVDEHDDVDLCLVDIRMPPTYSEEGMHAAIRIRQEHPGVAVLLLSQHVVGTYAAQLLGGGADKVGYLLKDRVADIDEFLATLRRIADGGTAIDPEVVSQLLSRNTDNVLDRLSPRETEVLAAMAEGLNNAGIAARLFITERAVEKHIRSIFTKLDLLPDTHDHRRVLAVLQYLRASSARS; encoded by the coding sequence GTGCGCGTGATCATCGCTGAGGACTCGGTACTGCTGCGCGGCGGCATGGTCCGACTGCTGGAGGACGCCGGAATCGAGATCGTCACCCAGGTCGGCGACGCCGACGCGCTGCTCGCCGCGGTGGACGAGCACGACGACGTGGACCTGTGCCTGGTGGACATCCGCATGCCGCCCACCTATTCGGAGGAGGGGATGCACGCGGCGATCCGCATCCGCCAGGAGCACCCCGGTGTCGCGGTCCTGCTGCTGTCGCAGCACGTGGTCGGCACCTACGCGGCCCAACTCCTGGGCGGCGGCGCGGACAAGGTCGGCTACCTGCTCAAGGACCGGGTCGCCGACATCGACGAGTTCCTGGCGACCCTGCGCCGGATCGCAGACGGGGGAACCGCCATCGACCCCGAGGTGGTATCTCAGTTGCTCAGCCGAAACACCGACAACGTGCTGGACCGCCTGAGCCCCCGCGAGACCGAGGTGCTCGCGGCGATGGCCGAAGGGCTCAACAACGCGGGTATCGCGGCACGGCTGTTCATCACCGAACGCGCGGTGGAAAAGCACATCCGGTCCATCTTCACCAAGCTCGACCTGCTTCCCGACACCCACGACCACCGTCGGGTGCTCGCCGTCCTCCAGTACCTGCGCGCCAGTTCGGCACGGTCGTGA